The genomic window GCACGCCTTGCGGCAGCACGTCGAAAAAGCGGTTGTCGGAAATCAGCCCGTCGAAGCCGTGGCGCTCCACCGTGCGGCGGGCGGCTTCGGCCTTGTCGCCTTCCCTGTAAAAGTAGGAGACGCGGCGGCCCTCCACATCCGGCTGGGGTTCAAGACCATCATGATCCGCCAGCAGCCGCGCGATGCGGCCCGGCGCGTCATGGCTCCAGCGCCCGTCGATCCAGTTCTCCACCGGCGCGATGGGCGCGAACCCGGTGCCGCTGACCGCCGTGGTGCCCACGTTGGCGATGACGTGATCCGGCCAGAAGCCCAGCCGCTCCTCGCACAGCTGGCGGATGAAGGAGAGGCCGCGCCCGGTGACGAACACCAGCGCCACGTCGCGCCGTCGCTCGGCCAGCCAGCCGTAAAGGGCGGCGCGATCCGCGTCGCTACCGCCAAGAAAAGTTCCGTCCAGATCCGTTGCCAGAGCGATAC from Pedomonas mirosovicensis includes these protein-coding regions:
- a CDS encoding HAD family hydrolase translates to MRIALATDLDGTFLGGSDADRAALYGWLAERRRDVALVFVTGRGLSFIRQLCEERLGFWPDHVIANVGTTAVSGTGFAPIAPVENWIDGRWSHDAPGRIARLLADHDGLEPQPDVEGRRVSYFYREGDKAEAARRTVERHGFDGLISDNRFFDVLPQGVQKGPTLLRTIEALGWSPSRVLVAGDTLNDLSMFETGLRGVAVSNSEPRLAAAVRDMAHVHKAARPGAAGVLEALAQFWTERSE